A DNA window from Bos indicus isolate NIAB-ARS_2022 breed Sahiwal x Tharparkar chromosome 9, NIAB-ARS_B.indTharparkar_mat_pri_1.0, whole genome shotgun sequence contains the following coding sequences:
- the MAS1 gene encoding proto-oncogene Mas: MDEANGTSFVAEEPSNASTSGNTSVKDPRREIPIVHWVIMSISPLGFVENGILLWFLCFRMRRNPFTVYITHLSIADISLLFCIFILSVDYALDYELSSGYYYTIVTLSVTFLFGYNTGLYLLTAISVERCLSVLYPIWYRCHRPKHQSAFVCALLWALSCLVTTMEYVMCIDSEGQTHSRGDCRAVIIFIAILSFLVFTPLMVVSSTILVVKIRKNSWASHSSKLYLVITVTIIIFFIFAMPMRLLYLLYYEYWSTFKNLHHVSLLFSTINSSANPFIYFFVGSSRKKRFKESLKVVLTRAFKDEMQPRQPEDHTATTATETVV; the protein is encoded by the coding sequence ATGGATGAGGCAAACGGGACATCATTTGTTGCTGAAGAGCCCTCCAACGCCTCAACCAGCGGGAACACCTCCGTCAAGGACCCGCGCCGGGAAATTCCCATCGTGCACTGGGTGATCATGAGCATCTCCCCGCTGGGCTTTGTTGAGAACGGAATcctcctctggttcctctgcttccgGATGAGAAGAAACCCCTTCACCGTCTACATCACCCACTTGTCCATCGCGGACATCTCATTGCTCTTTTGCATCTTTATTCTGTCTGTTGATTATGCTTTAGATTACGAGCTGTCTTCTGGCTATTACTACACAATTGTCACGTTATCGGTGACGTTTCTCTTTGGCTACAACACAGGCCTGTACCTGCTGACGGCCATCAGCGTGGAGAGGTGCCTGTCTGTCCTGTACCCCATCTGGTACCGGTGCCACCGCCCCAAGCACCAGTCGGCGTTCGTCTGTGCCCTCCTGTGGGCACTCTCCTGCTTGGTGACCACCATGGAATACGTCATGTGCATTGACAGTGAGGGACAGACCCACTCCCGAGGAGACTGCAGGGCCGTGATCATCTTCATAGCCATTCTGAGCTTCCTGGTCTTTACTCCCCTCATGGTGGTGTCCAGCACCATCTTGGTGGTGAAGATCCGGAAGAACTCCTGGGCGTCCCACTCCTCGAAGCTGTACCTGGTCATCACCGTCACCATCATCATATTCTTCATCTTCGCCatgcccatgaggctcctctacCTGCTCTATTACGAGTACTGGTCGACATTCAAGAACTTGCACCacgtttctcttctcttctctaccatCAATAGCAGCGCCAAcccttttatttacttctttgtgggcagcagcaggaagaagcgGTTCAAAGAGTCCTTGAAAGTGGTTCTGACCAGGGCTTTCAAAGATGAAATGCAGCCCAGGCAACCAGAAGACCACACGGCCACCACAGCAACCGAGACTGTTGTCTGA